Proteins encoded within one genomic window of Lysinibacillus louembei:
- a CDS encoding DUF3006 domain-containing protein, which produces MSLNNYTLDRFEGDYAIFLKRPEETEQILIHRSEYSELLSEGDIVAISYEDGIYHIERLDEEITAQQNKMKQMMQALRNRQK; this is translated from the coding sequence GTGAGCTTGAATAACTATACATTAGATCGCTTTGAAGGAGATTATGCGATTTTTTTGAAGCGACCAGAGGAAACCGAGCAAATTTTGATCCATCGTAGTGAATATAGCGAGCTACTGTCTGAAGGGGATATTGTAGCAATTAGCTATGAAGATGGCATCTATCACATCGAGCGATTAGATGAAGAAATAACTGCACAGCAAAATAAGATGAAGCAAATGATGCAGGCATTGCGTAATAGGCAAAAATAA
- a CDS encoding coproporphyrinogen III oxidase, with protein MKIIQINEQFKEDWNRVLNHIANLFYEDSVIQLTQDGTDMAIAFQHRIDADFTIHTEAQLTVDGEKYTSNYAIRYATEGTEKEQSIRMKRALSHVMLDVLEQYTGMTQQWGILTGVRPTKLYHKYRKAGMSEEEIFAILKKDYRLSDAKISLMKEIVARQLEVIPDLDELGQEISIYIGVPFCPTMCAYCTFPAYAIQSNRKQGRVEKFIDGLHIELREMGKWLTENNMRITSIYWGGGTPTSIEADEMDALYQTMFAAFPNPHTIREITVEAGRPDTITPEKLEVLKKWGIDRISVNPQSYTQETLKAIGRHHTVQETIDKFWLSREHGMNNINMDLIIGLPNEGIVEFEHSLNESAKMMPESLTVHTLSFKRASEMTRNKDKYRVADRNTVSEMMQMATDWTKNNGYVPYYLYRQKNILGNLENVGYCKPGEESIYNIVIMEEVQTILGIGCGASSKFVHPETGKITQFHNPKDPAAYIATFEEAIKKKIEILNDLYA; from the coding sequence ATGAAAATAATACAAATAAATGAACAGTTTAAAGAAGATTGGAATCGTGTGTTAAACCATATTGCCAATCTTTTTTATGAAGATTCAGTTATTCAACTTACACAAGATGGCACTGATATGGCTATTGCTTTTCAGCATCGTATAGACGCAGATTTTACAATTCATACAGAGGCGCAATTAACGGTTGATGGTGAAAAATATACGAGCAATTATGCGATTCGTTATGCAACAGAGGGAACTGAAAAGGAGCAGAGCATTCGCATGAAGCGTGCGCTCTCACACGTAATGCTTGATGTGCTTGAGCAGTATACAGGTATGACGCAGCAATGGGGCATTTTAACAGGTGTGCGCCCAACAAAGCTTTATCATAAATACCGCAAAGCTGGCATGAGTGAGGAAGAAATTTTTGCTATTTTAAAAAAGGATTATCGTCTATCAGATGCGAAAATTTCTTTAATGAAGGAAATTGTGGCACGACAGCTTGAAGTGATTCCTGATTTGGATGAGCTAGGGCAGGAAATTTCAATTTATATTGGTGTACCGTTTTGTCCAACGATGTGCGCTTATTGTACATTCCCAGCGTATGCGATTCAAAGTAATCGCAAGCAAGGACGCGTAGAGAAGTTTATTGATGGGTTGCATATTGAATTGCGCGAAATGGGTAAATGGTTAACAGAAAATAATATGCGCATTACCTCGATTTATTGGGGTGGGGGAACGCCTACCTCAATTGAAGCCGATGAAATGGACGCGCTTTATCAAACGATGTTTGCAGCATTTCCAAACCCGCATACGATTCGAGAGATTACAGTAGAGGCAGGACGTCCTGACACGATTACACCAGAAAAGTTAGAAGTATTGAAAAAATGGGGAATTGATCGTATTTCTGTAAACCCGCAGTCGTATACGCAGGAAACATTAAAGGCAATCGGGCGCCATCATACAGTACAGGAAACGATTGATAAGTTTTGGCTATCGCGCGAGCATGGCATGAATAATATTAATATGGACTTAATTATTGGTCTGCCAAATGAGGGCATCGTAGAATTTGAGCATTCGTTAAATGAGTCCGCAAAAATGATGCCCGAATCGTTAACTGTGCATACATTAAGCTTTAAGCGCGCATCTGAAATGACGCGCAATAAAGATAAATATCGTGTAGCAGATCGAAATACGGTAAGTGAAATGATGCAGATGGCGACAGATTGGACAAAAAATAACGGCTATGTTCCTTATTATTTGTACCGTCAAAAAAATATTTTAGGGAACTTAGAAAATGTCGGCTATTGTAAGCCTGGCGAGGAGTCTATTTACAATATCGTAATTATGGAGGAAGTACAAACAATTTTAGGCATTGGCTGTGGTGCCTCATCGAAATTTGTTCATCCTGAAACAGGGAAAATAACTCAGTTCCATAATCCTAAAGACCCGGCAGCTTATATTGCGACTTTTGAAGAAGCAATTAAGAAAAAAATTGAAATTTTAAATGATTTATATGCATAA
- a CDS encoding MBL fold metallo-hydrolase — translation MKKIFFSLLVIALLLAGCTVEFQQTEQQPVSGKEMRVHFIDVGQGDSILIQSPSGKTMLIDGGVKGAGKMVVDYLREQGVNKLDYVVATHPDADHIGGLIAVLNSISIKHFIDSGKVHTSQTFEEMLTLVSDKNIVYSVPEKGDIIDFDKELKTEVIYANENASDNNDASIVLKITYGEVSFLLTGDAGVSIEKQLLNENIQATVLKAGHHGSNTSSSLAFVQAVKPEAIVLSYGQDNKYGHPHAEVIENALAVKSEIYGTAEAGTIVFTTDGVSYYTAAAEWTGIGATSSVTPKPTTKKTTVELMSKDLVNEVVVIQNTGSEPVSLQGWQLVSVEGNQVFNFPNITLQPNSKLSITSGADAKDGKGKLKWTSKQIWSNSGDAAKLINAKGEIVSELE, via the coding sequence ATGAAAAAAATATTTTTTAGTTTACTTGTAATTGCTTTATTGCTAGCAGGCTGTACAGTGGAATTTCAACAAACAGAGCAGCAGCCTGTTTCTGGTAAAGAAATGCGAGTGCATTTTATTGATGTAGGGCAAGGTGATTCTATTTTGATTCAATCACCAAGTGGAAAAACGATGTTGATTGATGGAGGCGTAAAAGGAGCAGGTAAAATGGTTGTTGACTATTTACGCGAGCAAGGTGTTAATAAATTAGACTATGTTGTTGCGACACATCCTGACGCAGACCATATCGGTGGTTTGATTGCCGTGTTAAATTCCATTTCAATCAAGCATTTTATTGATTCTGGAAAAGTGCATACATCACAAACATTTGAGGAAATGCTAACATTAGTTTCGGATAAAAATATCGTTTATAGCGTACCAGAGAAAGGCGATATAATTGATTTTGATAAGGAATTAAAAACAGAAGTAATATATGCGAACGAAAATGCCTCAGACAATAATGATGCGTCAATCGTTTTGAAAATTACATATGGAGAAGTATCATTTTTATTAACAGGTGATGCAGGTGTGAGTATTGAAAAGCAGCTGTTAAATGAAAATATTCAAGCAACCGTGCTAAAAGCAGGGCATCATGGCTCAAATACAAGTAGCTCTTTAGCCTTCGTTCAAGCAGTAAAGCCTGAGGCGATTGTTTTAAGCTATGGACAGGATAATAAATATGGTCACCCACACGCAGAGGTCATCGAAAATGCGCTAGCAGTTAAAAGTGAAATTTATGGTACCGCAGAAGCGGGCACGATTGTTTTTACAACAGACGGGGTAAGCTATTATACAGCAGCGGCTGAGTGGACGGGTATTGGCGCGACGAGCTCCGTTACACCAAAGCCAACAACGAAGAAAACAACGGTTGAGTTAATGAGTAAGGATTTAGTTAATGAAGTGGTAGTCATTCAAAATACGGGAAGTGAGCCAGTATCATTACAAGGCTGGCAGCTTGTATCTGTAGAAGGTAATCAAGTATTTAATTTCCCAAATATTACACTTCAGCCAAACAGCAAATTATCGATTACAAGTGGAGCAGATGCAAAGGATGGCAAAGGAAAATTAAAATGGACTTCAAAGCAAATATGGTCAAATAGTGGTGATGCAGCAAAGCTTATCAATGCAAAGGGAGAGATTGTTAGTGAGCTTGAATAA
- a CDS encoding DUF2252 domain-containing protein, protein MEHVLLEQVKHTRAFLRKELLATIFTEFDQQCMALTEEQRQAKYQKMLESPFRFFRGSAYLFYYDTTKIPSIFHTPPMKPTWVQGDMHMDNFGAFQNESGTIVFDINDFDEGYVGSYLYDLLRMSVSIALYLEEQGFHTATQEMAIQSFLTSYIQQLQRFQQKKDDPFTLIFTKDNTTGPIKKVLKKLEKQQREQFLQKIAHLTEDGQHIFQWSEELQPASAEEYSAIIEALPHYKVKDIAIKYGSGTASIGLKRYYILIESGDDTQHADDVVLEMKEVRTAIPSYFLPYHEAFWTHYEHQGARVVGTQKAMHHLEDPYLAYLTINDQQFYIRERSPFKKKVKPKNYKELEDYFATTAIMGRIAAKAHARADIDYSAVFTYHSEDEILQVIQATPDTFSKEIILQALSYKEIVYADYAQFQDLVNEWFPVEN, encoded by the coding sequence ATGGAGCATGTTTTATTAGAGCAGGTCAAACATACACGAGCATTTTTACGTAAGGAGCTACTTGCAACTATTTTCACTGAATTTGACCAACAATGTATGGCATTAACAGAGGAGCAGCGACAAGCTAAATATCAAAAAATGTTGGAAAGTCCATTTCGTTTTTTTAGGGGCAGTGCCTATTTATTTTATTATGATACAACAAAAATCCCGTCAATTTTCCATACACCTCCAATGAAACCAACTTGGGTTCAAGGCGATATGCATATGGATAACTTCGGTGCTTTTCAAAATGAGTCAGGTACAATTGTGTTCGACATTAATGATTTTGATGAAGGCTATGTTGGCTCCTATTTATATGATTTGCTTCGTATGAGTGTTAGCATCGCACTTTATTTGGAGGAGCAAGGCTTTCATACTGCTACACAGGAAATGGCAATCCAATCGTTTTTAACAAGCTATATTCAGCAGCTTCAACGCTTTCAACAAAAAAAGGATGACCCCTTCACATTAATTTTTACAAAGGATAATACGACAGGCCCTATCAAAAAAGTATTGAAAAAGCTAGAAAAACAGCAACGAGAGCAATTTTTGCAAAAAATTGCCCACCTGACTGAGGATGGACAACATATTTTCCAATGGTCAGAGGAATTACAGCCTGCATCCGCCGAGGAATATTCGGCAATCATTGAAGCATTACCACATTATAAGGTGAAGGATATCGCCATTAAATATGGCTCTGGTACAGCGTCTATCGGCTTGAAGCGCTACTATATTTTAATTGAGAGTGGCGATGACACACAGCATGCAGATGATGTCGTGTTGGAAATGAAGGAAGTACGCACAGCGATTCCTTCTTATTTTTTACCATATCACGAAGCATTTTGGACGCATTATGAGCATCAAGGTGCACGCGTTGTTGGCACACAAAAGGCCATGCATCATTTAGAAGACCCTTACTTAGCTTATTTAACAATAAATGACCAGCAATTTTACATCCGTGAACGCTCACCCTTCAAGAAAAAGGTTAAGCCAAAAAACTATAAAGAGCTGGAAGATTATTTTGCTACTACTGCTATTATGGGGCGCATCGCTGCGAAGGCCCATGCCCGTGCAGATATCGATTACTCTGCTGTTTTTACATATCATAGCGAGGATGAAATTTTACAAGTCATTCAAGCAACGCCAGATACTTTTAGCAAGGAAATCATTTTACAGGCATTGTCCTATAAAGAAATCGTTTATGCAGACTATGCGCAATTTCAAGACCTTGTAAATGAATGGTTTCCAGTAGAAAATTGA
- a CDS encoding GGDEF domain-containing protein, which yields MNKGTLKELAATIRHLRAEECYEDIIILSDEVENRLFKLNEVDDILDILKNRIVAYIYTGSYEEAFAALFQVEQICSSHPSNEHYSLYYGLAGILYMVLNHTEMAKEVMLKSESLARKQKEYKRLCYTYSNLSNLYHDLKDYEQAKEYAMKSLEVVPYFECEEIDLLPIEGNAVIALAYVGDIKEADVLYVKMQETIRRYGRDRDDRNRALLYNARMALAFTKGYIEQAIEAAEKAKQIFFGQGDIYMVKVMQRALIDYYKKSNKIEKLVGAQEEYIELLEKHEQESYNRALLKFQLDEKKRKYKMASFIDPLTKIYNRGYIEYQAPKYLLDAASYNHFVGCIIFDIDYFKQVNDEHGHLVGDDIIKFVATSAAKLFAQYDAIFARYGGDEFIACVHTKDTQQFEEIINKLYSLFKTQSILTKKGHVKISLSIGAFVVDATNVENFTELLKAADEELYVVKRNGRNDFKIAYAKQ from the coding sequence ATGAATAAAGGTACACTAAAAGAGCTAGCTGCAACAATTAGACATCTACGTGCTGAAGAGTGCTACGAGGATATTATTATTTTAAGTGATGAAGTTGAGAATAGATTATTCAAGTTAAATGAAGTGGATGACATCTTAGACATATTAAAAAATCGAATTGTTGCTTATATATATACGGGCAGCTATGAAGAAGCCTTTGCTGCGCTCTTTCAAGTGGAACAAATATGCAGCAGTCATCCATCGAATGAACATTACAGCCTATACTATGGGTTAGCAGGTATTTTATATATGGTGTTAAACCATACAGAAATGGCAAAAGAGGTTATGCTTAAATCGGAATCACTTGCTCGAAAGCAAAAGGAATATAAGCGGTTATGTTACACATATTCCAATTTATCAAATCTGTACCATGATTTAAAAGACTATGAGCAAGCGAAGGAATATGCGATGAAATCGCTTGAGGTAGTACCTTATTTTGAGTGCGAAGAAATTGATTTACTACCGATAGAAGGAAATGCAGTAATTGCTCTTGCGTATGTTGGAGATATAAAAGAGGCAGATGTACTATATGTAAAAATGCAAGAAACTATACGACGATATGGCAGGGATCGTGATGATCGTAATCGGGCGTTGCTATATAATGCAAGAATGGCATTGGCATTTACGAAAGGCTATATTGAGCAAGCAATTGAAGCTGCTGAAAAAGCAAAGCAAATTTTTTTCGGGCAGGGTGATATTTATATGGTAAAAGTCATGCAACGTGCTCTTATTGATTATTACAAGAAAAGTAATAAAATTGAGAAGCTTGTTGGAGCCCAAGAGGAGTATATTGAGCTATTGGAAAAGCATGAGCAAGAATCATATAATCGCGCCTTATTAAAATTCCAGCTAGATGAAAAGAAGCGGAAGTATAAAATGGCATCCTTTATTGATCCATTGACTAAAATATATAATCGTGGCTATATCGAATATCAAGCACCAAAGTATCTATTAGACGCTGCGTCTTACAATCATTTTGTTGGCTGCATTATTTTTGATATTGACTATTTTAAGCAAGTAAACGATGAACATGGACATTTAGTAGGCGACGATATTATAAAGTTTGTAGCAACAAGTGCAGCAAAGCTATTTGCACAATATGACGCTATTTTTGCTCGTTATGGTGGAGATGAATTTATTGCGTGTGTACATACAAAAGATACACAGCAATTTGAAGAAATAATAAATAAGCTTTATTCATTATTCAAAACGCAATCTATTTTAACTAAAAAAGGACATGTAAAAATTAGCTTGAGTATAGGTGCTTTTGTAGTAGATGCTACAAATGTTGAAAATTTCACAGAGCTTTTAAAGGCAGCTGATGAAGAGCTATATGTAGTAAAGCGCAACGGTCGCAATGATTTTAAAATTGCTTATGCCAAGCAGTAG
- a CDS encoding YpjP family protein, with product MNKLIKRLSILVIFTLIIQNLLPISSLASQNTLDTQLENWNITRSDFENGVEFISYNQEVFLEFADEKTLKSYNISDENTALLYYYLNEGFSTESEVNTTFTTNNNEIIAQPAVLPIIIRTLVAEAVKKKMGKEIRKRIGDEVEKKVIPQMQDAAEQAVKKYNKKGHKGPENSSAPNGINQGEHILSLQDDAGDFIRFHVNLNPNKTTSTWHWHLRNDWDWDWHHGQIQITHGSLPKWGTP from the coding sequence ATGAATAAATTAATTAAAAGATTATCAATACTAGTAATATTTACTTTAATTATCCAAAATTTACTTCCAATTTCTAGTTTAGCCAGTCAAAATACACTAGATACACAACTTGAAAATTGGAATATAACAAGAAGTGATTTTGAGAATGGTGTAGAATTTATTTCTTATAATCAGGAAGTATTTTTAGAGTTTGCAGATGAGAAAACTCTAAAATCATATAATATTTCAGATGAAAATACTGCATTACTTTACTATTATTTAAATGAAGGTTTCAGTACAGAAAGTGAAGTCAATACGACTTTTACCACTAATAATAACGAAATAATAGCTCAACCTGCTGTACTCCCTATAATAATTCGTACATTGGTAGCAGAAGCTGTAAAAAAGAAAATGGGGAAAGAAATTAGAAAGCGGATTGGTGATGAAGTAGAAAAAAAGGTCATACCTCAAATGCAAGATGCAGCTGAACAAGCAGTAAAAAAATACAATAAAAAAGGACATAAAGGCCCTGAAAATAGCAGTGCTCCAAATGGTATTAATCAAGGAGAACATATTCTTTCATTACAAGATGATGCAGGGGACTTTATACGTTTCCATGTTAATTTGAATCCAAATAAAACTACATCCACTTGGCATTGGCATTTAAGAAATGATTGGGATTGGGATTGGCATCACGGCCAAATCCAAATAACTCATGGAAGCTTGCCAAAATGGGGAACACCATGA